A single Fundulus heteroclitus isolate FHET01 chromosome 4, MU-UCD_Fhet_4.1, whole genome shotgun sequence DNA region contains:
- the LOC118562832 gene encoding cell surface A33 antigen-like, whose protein sequence is MERIPTLVLLCVVWSAVAALQVDIPKSQYEFARGENITLPCTFKTTQSNPPIVIISWSAEGPDTPAEETLILTHYYPAGLTDISPKYEGRVSVDVNVASGKADLKLSSITMAENKEFECRVQIPRDDYGQPADTARLTVLGPPSPPICRTQGKAEYGQNISLTCNSMEGFPPPSYRWESWDMNGTSRVQDPSTADTGGTLSLYDISQNTSGIYICTSSNKVQSVKCLIILRVMPSPTSISSNARILTRAVAILIVSIMVIYCSC, encoded by the exons ATGGAGAGGATTCCAACCTTGGTCCTGCTTTGTGTGG TGTGGTCAGCTGTTGCAGCCCTCCAGGTTGACATCCCTAAGAGTCAGTATGAGTTTGCCAGAGGAGAGAACATCACTCTGCCCTGCACATTTAAAACCACTCAAAGCAATCCACCCATTGTCATCATCTCATGGTCTGCTGAGGGTCCAGACACTCCTGCTGAGGAG ACCCTCATTCTGACCCATTATTACCCCGCTGGACTCACAGACATCAGTCCAAAGTACGAAGGTCGGGTGTCTGTGGATGTAAATGTTGCTTCTGGCAAAGCTGATCTTAAGCTTTCCTCCATCACAATGGCAGAAAACAAAGAGTTTGAGTGTCGTGTCCAGATCCCCAGAGATGATTATGGGCAACCAGCAGACACAGCACGTTTGACTGTTCTAG GGCCTCCCTCTCCACCCATCTGCCGGACTCAGGGTAAAGCAGAGTATGGTCAAAACATCAGCCTCACCTGTAATTCTATGGAAGGGTTCCCTCCTCCCAGTTACAGATGGGAGAGCTGGGATATGAACGGGACCTCTCGCGTTCAAGACCCAAGCACCGCTGACA CTGGAGGCACTCTGTCTTTGTATGACATCTCCCAAAACACCTCAGGAATCTACATCTGCACATCAAGCAACAAGGTCCAGTCAGTTAAATGCCTCATCATCCTTCGTGTCATGCCAT ctcccacaAGCATCAGTTCTAATGCAAGAATCCTCACAAGAGCTGTCGCCATTTTGATCGTATCCATCATGGTCATCTATTGCAGTTGCTAA